In one window of Thermodesulfobacteriota bacterium DNA:
- a CDS encoding glycosyltransferase, with translation MITFAMNVLFANKFLYPRGGAEVSMFETARLLEKKGHRVAYFSMDHPSNIESEFSRFFVSNVDYAGKISFAGRLKAAGRLLYSFEAKRMVSKLLDEYPVDIVHLNNIAHQLSPSIIDEFKRRGLPVVMSLRDYKLVCPSYAMLSNGRVCEDCKGGRFYRAAINRCHKGSFANSLLVASEMTLHRLMRIYREVDVFIATSRFLKSKLEEMGFVGDIAILPNIVDLDDYREPAPFRDGPPAAIYFGRLSHEKGLITLCEAFKGIELELHIVGDGPQKNELLEKIKSEKISNIRIFSHLEKPALIGKISEAMFAILPSEWYEAFGRTALEAFAAGRPVVGARIGGIPELVRDNETGLLFEPGNAKDLREKILMLASDRALVERLGRNARALVEAEFNHEVHYKGLIAIYEDAIKKNKMKRA, from the coding sequence TTGATTACATTCGCCATGAACGTACTTTTTGCCAATAAATTCCTTTACCCGAGGGGAGGGGCCGAGGTCTCGATGTTCGAGACAGCCAGGCTGCTTGAAAAAAAAGGCCATAGGGTCGCTTATTTCTCGATGGACCACCCCTCTAACATCGAGAGCGAATTCTCCAGGTTTTTTGTCTCTAACGTGGACTATGCCGGAAAAATTTCCTTTGCCGGACGGCTGAAGGCCGCCGGGCGGCTCCTTTACTCGTTCGAGGCCAAAAGAATGGTCTCGAAACTCCTCGATGAGTATCCCGTCGATATAGTCCACCTCAACAACATCGCACACCAGCTGTCGCCATCGATAATAGACGAGTTCAAAAGGAGGGGCCTTCCTGTCGTCATGTCATTAAGGGACTATAAGCTCGTCTGTCCGTCGTACGCCATGCTCTCCAACGGACGAGTCTGTGAGGACTGCAAGGGCGGGCGCTTCTACAGGGCAGCCATTAACAGATGCCACAAAGGTTCTTTCGCCAACAGCCTCCTCGTGGCCTCGGAAATGACGCTCCATAGGTTGATGAGAATATATCGGGAAGTTGATGTGTTCATCGCTACCAGCCGCTTTCTTAAAAGCAAATTGGAAGAAATGGGCTTTGTGGGTGATATCGCAATATTGCCAAATATCGTCGATTTGGACGATTATCGAGAACCGGCACCTTTCAGGGACGGGCCACCTGCTGCCATTTATTTCGGGCGGCTTTCTCATGAAAAGGGCCTGATCACGCTTTGTGAGGCATTCAAGGGCATCGAGCTCGAGCTCCATATAGTAGGCGACGGCCCGCAAAAAAATGAGCTCCTTGAAAAAATAAAATCTGAAAAAATTTCCAACATACGGATATTCAGCCATCTTGAAAAACCGGCCCTTATAGGAAAGATTTCGGAGGCAATGTTTGCTATATTGCCGTCGGAATGGTATGAGGCCTTCGGGAGGACCGCATTGGAGGCTTTTGCCGCAGGCAGACCCGTTGTCGGCGCACGCATCGGCGGCATACCTGAGCTTGTAAGGGATAATGAGACAGGGCTGCTCTTCGAGCCCGGGAACGCGAAGGACCTCAGGGAAAAGATATTGATGCTCGCCTCGGACCGGGCGCTCGTCGAGAGGCTCGGCAGAAATGCAAGGGCGCTGGTCGAGGCCGAGTTCAACCACGAGGTCCATTACAAGGGGCTTATTGCCATTTATGAAGACGCAATAAAAAAGAACAAGATGAAGCGCGCCTGA
- a CDS encoding flippase, with translation MVSWLMSFFSKKRVASNFFWSLLGEGAAKGVIFITNVHLARVLGVSNFGVFSVAQIITLYLWVMVDIGIGMYGIREIARRKCEAESIANPLITLRMMSGIFFFSVYSGTLFIMDMQPETRLVFVFSGLYLLTNSFYPDWVLKGLEKFKFIAVGSFITSGVFLASILVLVDDQADTALAALLSSLSFLCGSVALILMLKRITGVRVRPVFSPRLWLHHIRESVYFTVSGGFFLLYIFMPVLLLQFFMSSYEVGLFSAPYRIILAACSAGYLIPTAFYPALSEHFVKDREAFFASHKRLKMIMISIGTPIGVLGTVWGSGLVMLLFGNQYEESVGIFRVIVWLVPLVYLRYGYGNAFSAAGRQRLHNLMTMLGVIAIFALGPPLVMARGATGAAEAIVLSETITVAAMAYAFHRRIKRAVTPGYAAY, from the coding sequence ATGGTATCCTGGCTAATGTCTTTTTTCTCGAAAAAGAGGGTCGCCTCGAATTTCTTCTGGTCTCTTCTTGGCGAAGGGGCCGCAAAAGGCGTCATCTTCATAACAAACGTCCATCTCGCGCGGGTGCTCGGCGTCTCCAATTTCGGCGTTTTCTCGGTCGCCCAGATAATCACCCTCTACCTGTGGGTTATGGTCGACATAGGCATCGGGATGTACGGTATAAGGGAGATCGCCAGGAGGAAATGCGAGGCTGAATCCATCGCGAACCCGCTAATCACCCTGAGGATGATGAGCGGGATTTTTTTCTTCTCGGTTTATTCAGGGACGCTTTTCATAATGGATATGCAGCCAGAGACAAGGCTCGTCTTCGTTTTTTCCGGACTCTATCTACTCACGAACTCTTTCTATCCGGACTGGGTGCTCAAGGGCCTCGAAAAGTTCAAGTTCATCGCCGTCGGGAGCTTCATAACTTCCGGCGTGTTCCTGGCATCCATCCTTGTCTTAGTCGACGACCAGGCGGACACCGCCCTGGCCGCGCTCCTTTCGTCCCTTTCGTTCCTGTGCGGGTCAGTTGCCCTCATCTTGATGTTGAAGCGCATAACGGGCGTCCGTGTAAGGCCCGTTTTCAGCCCCCGCCTCTGGCTCCATCATATCAGGGAGTCCGTTTATTTCACCGTCTCCGGCGGCTTCTTCCTTCTCTACATATTCATGCCGGTGCTGCTGCTCCAGTTCTTCATGTCCTCCTACGAGGTCGGTCTTTTTTCGGCCCCTTACAGGATAATACTTGCCGCGTGCAGCGCCGGATACCTCATACCGACGGCCTTTTACCCGGCCCTTTCCGAGCATTTCGTAAAGGACAGGGAAGCCTTCTTCGCTTCGCATAAAAGACTGAAGATGATAATGATATCCATCGGGACGCCTATCGGAGTTCTTGGCACTGTCTGGGGTTCCGGTCTCGTGATGCTTCTTTTCGGCAACCAGTATGAGGAGAGCGTGGGCATATTCCGGGTCATCGTCTGGCTGGTCCCCCTGGTCTATCTCAGGTATGGGTACGGGAACGCTTTTTCAGCGGCAGGACGTCAAAGGCTACACAACCTCATGACAATGCTCGGGGTCATCGCCATCTTCGCACTCGGCCCCCCGCTTGTCATGGCGCGTGGCGCAACAGGGGCGGCCGAGGCGATAGTGCTCTCGGAGACAATAACCGTCGCGGCAATGGCTTATGCTTTTCATAGGAGGATCAAGAGGGCCGTTACGCCGGGATATGCCGCCTATTAA